In Camelus bactrianus isolate YW-2024 breed Bactrian camel chromosome 5, ASM4877302v1, whole genome shotgun sequence, the DNA window acaactaTTTATTAGATGAAAGATGAGTAATGgaatggaaatattctgtatgaGGCATTCATTGCCATCACCCTGTCTCTGAAAGCTGATCTACCTAAACTTCATGACAGACGTATGACTATGAGTTTTCTTCCAGTTACCTAAAGAGAAGGTGTTTCCTCAGGGCGCTTATATTCTGTTTCCAAGGTCTCATCTCTTAAGCTATAGGTATTTCTATCTATTGCCTTGCTTTTTAATGATTCCAGTTGTTGTTTTGCCcccaaaatatgaaaatgatctAAATGAATGTTTGTATATTTCGTTTCAGAAATAAGTGAAACCAGTGaatctctgaaaaccaaaatgtcTGAGCTTCGCCTCTACTGTGACCTCCTAATGCAGCAAGTTCATACAATCCAAGAATTTGTTCACCATGATGAGAATTGTTCATCTCCCAGCATAGAGGTAGATCAGAGATGTTCCTTTCATGTCTGATTATGCTTTGCAGCACGTTGGTGGGTGAGCTTCTTCCCATAAGATGACAGAGAAGCATTTTCAAAATGCATTATTCTCAGCCATTCTGACCTCTCCAGATGTAGAGTATCTGGAAATTTGTAGCATCTTACAGATTAATGTGTGTACAACCAGAGTAAAGCAGGAAGCAGCACATTTGTCCGAGGAATCAGGCCTGTCTTTGAAGCCAGTTGATAATttggtggttggggtggggaagaagCTTTCCAGGCTGACTGCGTGAATTTATTGGACAACTgctattctctttcttttgtagTAAGATCCTAGCTTAACTACTGAAGAGTTGATAATTTAGCCTTAtaaagtcactttaaaaaatccttttcaaAACAGTGATGTAGCAATCAAAATTCAGATTTGTGGGACCTGACTATGAAACAGACTCAGTCTTTCTGATAAAGTGGGACCAGTGAGCCTTACTGCTCTCTGGATGAAGTGCCAGCATGGTTCCTTGTCCCCTTTTGCCTGACTTGGGAGAAGTGGGATGACAAATCTTCCCACCTCCCCTGCGGCCTGCCCCTACTGGGGAGGAATCTTGGGTGAGGTGGGTCTCATTTGGTTCAAGTGCGTTAAACCCTGAGGCACTTACTGTTTCACCACAGGCCCTCTGGAAGTAGGCGCCCTCACATCTGCTCCCGTGGCTCAGGGACAGTGTTAGGGACCCAGCTTGTGCCATCCTTCCACTCTGCTGTTCTTGGTGTGTTGGGATTTTCTCCTTATGCCTGAGGCTTTAAGGTGACTGCAAGGTCGCAcagaggcaggaggcagtggGGTGGCCAGGGTGGAGAGAGACATTCTCTATTTGCTGTCTTTGGCTTTTATCAGGGAACAAAAATCCCAGAAACTCCCCAGCAGacttttcattatctttttagtCTGGGTCAGTGGAAACTAGGAAAAGTGAGTATTTGACAAAGGGTCACAGAATAGCCGAGACTGGCTTAAACCTGTCTATATTCATCCCCCAGGATCAGGGCGCTCTGTGTTGTCCTAAAAAACACTTGGAGTCTTTATTGTACCAAGGAAGAAGTGGGTGAATGGATGTGGGATAGACATGAGTTCTACCTGCCACTAAGGAACTCTCATGGTGTTCCATTGCTGTGACCACCTTTGGAATTCTGACAGTTAGAAATTTACTCTTTAGGTTAGGTTTACCTGAGAGAAATTTTTGTACACGATTTTTCAATATGATATTTGATTTAAGTGCaagagttatttttttcttggagtCTAATTTCATGCATTGTTTACCTGAGAGACATAATTCTTATTCGTGCATTGCTTCACTTTTCTAAgataatgcattttaaatagaTTTGAACATGACCTACTAAGGTGTCCATTAGAGGTAATGTTTCACTACTGATTATAAGGTGTATGAGTCTGTTCAACTCTTCGTATGTAATTTTTCAGAACATGAATGAAGCCTCTTCTCTACTTAGTGCCACATGTAATACATTCATCACAACGCTTGAGGAATGTGTGAAGATAGCGAACGCCAAGTTTAAACCTGAGATGTTTCAGCTGTCTCATCCGGATCCCTTAGTTTCTCCTGTGTCACCTTCTCCTGTTCAAATGGTTGGAACTCCTTGTTTTTCTTCCAGTGATACTGcatgtggttttgtttttgttcttatttttaagggTGGAAAATGGCACTGGGAGGGAAATAGTCAACAGGTTGAGTTTCTTTTGATTGTACTCAGATTCTATATGGGAGCCTCTCAACTACTGGGCTGGCATGTGCCAAGGTCCTGGTTCCTTCCACCCGCCAACCCCCCCAGGGCTGTGCCATTTCCCTCAGTGCTCCAGGAAAACAGTGTAATGCTCTGTGGGTGCTGTGACACGAAAAGGTTGGGGAGCACTCTTCTACTTGGTAAAAAACACCACAATGGGGTGATGATTTACTCACAAGGGGATAAAATTATGCAAATCTTTAAGGGAGCTATAAGGGATTTTAAACAACATGTTACATGGGAAACAATATTTTGTAGTTAGCATTTGGATTTGAACCCTCTGagtagacaagttacttaatctctctggacttcattttcttcatctgtaaagtgaaatgTTTTCTACATCAGAGGAAAATCTGACCTGTTTAATGTTAGGTCCATAATGTTAGGGTCTTACTGTCTGATTACTTTGAACAACAAGTACCTTTTTTGCTGAGATTGGTGAATTTGTTGTCCTTTTCAAGCTATTGAACTTGTTCTAGCATGCTGTGGGGAACTTGGAGGTGAGATAAGGTTTGATGAgactttatgtttttttaatcaaactaTTTTCAGATGCCCTTTTGCAGATGGAAGAATGCCATCTGGCTCTTACCTTAGCAATTATCTGAAGATTTATTTGTTGGAAGGAAGAATAGGGTACAACTTACTCCAAAGTTCTCTTACCCACCACAGCAAATTTGGTCATATGAGATTACCTAAATTTATTCAGACCATTGTTTTCTAATCAATTTATGATGGACTCACAACATCCTCTGAGATAGGTGTACCGTGAAAATGAGTTCTGTGGTCGGCTTAGTCTGAGAAGTGCTAGGTTAACTTAAACAAATTGGATTTCTCTGTCACAGAACTTCTTAGAACCACTTTTATGCTAAAGTGTATTATGAATCTCTGAGGAGAGAtggtttctgaaatttatttgacAATTAaaccattttgtttatttcttaatgaCATCTCACAGAACTGTGGTGTTTGGTAAAACACAATTTGACAATGTTGctttttagaacaattttagatAAACTGTGAACTGGTAAGTAACACATATAGTTGAACAAAACCCCCAGTCTTTTGAGATAGATGTATTGTGTTGTGTTCCTGAGGCTGATGTACAAGGTACATCTGACTTTAAGATATACCTTAGAGTCAGATAAAATGAGAACACCTCAAACCTGTCTGGTTTCTGCACTGAACTTCTGAGGAAAATGCCTTCTCTTACAAATGTTCTATAGTCCAGacaaatcatatatatattttatatataaaactgtaATAACTGtctcttttaaattaaaacctTTTACCAGTAGTAACATAACAGGAAATAAGTTAATCCAGAAATGTCAGTTTCCTAGAGGCCACTTACTTTTCCTTACTGTGACATTTTACTTcatacataaagtaaaaattctGGCTTATGGTAAATAGTTCTGGAGACACATAACATAGCGTGTTCCATCAGACAGTCTTTAAGGGACAAtcgttttcctttttttttttttttttaaataacatgtaaatgaaaaataaagctgaaataTTTGAGAATTCCAAATTAACTTTATAACCACTTTATGTAGTTAATCTCATTGTGTTCCTCTTTAAATTAACCTGCATTCAGTTGTATTTCAGATCACCATGGAAGTTCAAACAATTGTCATTTTGATCCACAGATTGATAATTGTAGTGGGGGAGTTGCTGGGTGAGCAATCCTAAAAGAAGTGATTTCTGTTAAAGGAGATGTTAATGTCCAGTTGCATCTTTATTTTAATCACATTAGATGTCCCTGGACTAAAAATTGGCTGGGTCATATTGTTATCATTTCACTTGGGATTTCTCAGAGCAACTGTAGAAGGCATGTATGTAACGCAGATGTTAGACTTGGACTTGTAAGACTCTTGAGCCCCgtgtgtaaatcaactatccttagcctttaatataaaattctcttttctgcTACATTGCTAAACATTGTAATAATCTACTTGGCTGCCTTTATTTTTTGGTGGAGTAGTTAGATCTTCTAAATTGTGTTTCatgtttgtcatttttattaatgCTCTGATGGATTTTATGtacttatttgtattttaaatatatgttttcagAAATCTGTTTGAGGCTTAGGGTTCATCTTCTGAGTTCTTAAAAGACTTGAATTATTAATGCTATTTTCTATGAAAACCACACTTTCGAACATCTGTGTAATAGCTACCTGAATAATGAATGATAAAGAAAAGCTTGCCTACCAGGCTGTTcctgccctttaaaaaaaaagggagacgtttattagaatattttcttttctggcttGCTAGATGCTCCTTTTTATCACAAacagtgtgatttttttggaCTAGTAAAGCatactgttttttatatttttatacatacacacattttatgtatctattataaAATTTAGTTTCTAGTATTGAGAAAATAATCCAGCATGTTTTTAGTATGTGCTGAGAAAAATTTCAGTTAATGGTTATTAGGGAGAAAGCTGGAAATTATGCTAATAATGGTACTTGagtctatgaaaaataaatttggggGCCAGCCATGTTTTTCTTTgagtaaatttatattaattataataatggaTATTAGAGATGTCTTATTCTACCTGACATATGGATTATGcttattttcttcttgaatttcTAGATGAAGCGTTCTGTCAGCCACCCTGGTTCTtgcagttcagagaggtaaaataaCTTTTTGACCGAGTTCACTCAAAATTATATCTACTTTGGGAAATTCTTTGGGCCTTTAACAGAGTGGTGTGGAATGTTAACTCTGTACGGACAGACTCCAGTTCTGATTTGCTCAGCATTATTTCTTTTAGTCCTTGGTATAGGGCCTGGCCCAATAGGCagtcagtaaagaaaaaaatgagtgaattaaATTAACCTGCAAGTAAGCACCTTGCCAGCTATCGTACCTTTTTTAGATgtttgaaataatattaaatgatgGTTAATAGAAATCCATTTTTGATGTATCAAGGCTCCAAGCTTAGGctcattttactatattttttataGCATTATATATTCATGCTGAGCTGTTTATTTTATTAGGAGCTAAAGATtactgaaaagagagaaaaagcaattgatattttaaagtatatattcatatcaacatgtttaaaaaattaaccttcCAGTTAGATCTTGCCAATATCTCAGGCTATTTATCATGGTAGGTAATATTCTTAACTTGCTATGGTTGTCTTATTTGGTTCTTTGGAAAGTGATGAAGTTATAGTGACATTAGTATTTATTTCTCTACATTAATATAGGGGTAGAGGGGAAAAGGGGGTtgttatgggattatatgaagtTATGTGTGTgagacttttgaaaattgtaaagcactgtagaatttaaagaatctttcattcaataaacatctaTTGAGTGTctacaaagagaaagaataagTGCTAACTGAGGCTCCTTATTATTGTTTTGTCACCTCCCCCCCCCGGATGACTATGTAATTGATTGAACTATTATGTGCTCAGAGGAGTCCAATGATATATGTATCTAATTCTGGCCAGGAATGAAGAGTTTCACCAACCGAATTTTCCAGGGAGATAGAAGCTTTAtatctttgaaaaacttttatttttatgatagaATTTTTTCTGAACTGTATTTTATCCTGTCTATcttattaaatgaaatataataagaattttacaactttttttcttccttaacagaggcactggggattgaactcacgACCTCTGTGCACTCCAAGCACGctctctaccattgagctacactCCCTGCAcccctaaaattttatttttttcctgataaatcAAGGTTGTCATTAAGAACAGTAATGGTGGGTCATACAGTGGTGGCTGAGGTGCCATTGAGTGGTGGTGATTTGCTTCTGTGTTGAATTTTTTACATagatttttctagttttctgGTTTTCCaggctggtttttaaaaaatagtttttctagCCTCCATTTGCCATCTTTATCTGCTCTTGCTGCTGTCAATGCGTTGACTTCTGGTCTGCTCCAGTACTACTTGCCCATCCCCTTTGCTCTGCTATCTTAGACCAGATATGGATTGACCCAAGAAATACGCACTTGTGAAATCCATAACTTTTAGTTTTCAAACACTTGTCAATCATCTGATACGTTTTCTCTCTAGTTGGACATTCCTCTGTAAAAGAAGTCCTTCATTGTACCCTTTTCCTTTCAATTTGGCTCATAGGCCATATTTCCCAGCTTACCAGCTTCTAAATGTTTTGACTTGTGTGCAGTCTAACCTCTGAAGGAGTAGAATGTTGCTAAAATAGAACTTTGAGTATAAATATAGGTCCTCTTTCAAGTAAAGAGAagtcattgaaaactgcagttaagTTGAGGATGTTTTCATTTGTTGAAGTCCTTATAGTTTAAAGCTTTTTATTTAATATGCAGGAGTAGCCACTCTATAAAAGAACCAGTGTCTACACTTCACCGACTCTCCCAGAGACGCCGAAGAACCTACTCAGATACAGACTCTTGTAATGATGTTCCTCTTGAAGACCCAGATAGTAAGTTAGAAGGGCTCTGTCTCTCCCCTTTGGCCTATTCAGCAAAATTATTGTAGGGCTCTGTAATTGTAGAAATGAAGGATACTGACAGTGAATGCTGTGCTTTGTCCATGGATTAATTCCTTAATTCAGAGTTAAGCAAATACCACACAATCAACAAAAGCTCACATATCCTCTTACAGACACCTTTGTTACTGAGAAGTACTTAGCATCTCTTTGTAATTACCATGTCTTAGATTTGTATGTGAAATATCAAAAGCTTTTACTCCCATTACATTTTAGTAATCTCTTGGTAATCTTCTATTCCCActacatttgcatttaaaaaacatgTTAGAAGCATGAATTTTGCATAGGATTCTATAGGAAAATAAAGGCAAGTTCTaagttcaaaggaaaaaaaaaatcagcattgtTACTTAAATAATAGGAAATGGCCAACgaaaataattttttctggtAGCAGTGGTGAATTGTGGTAGCATTTATTCCtgtacctttttctttcttatttgaaGAGGCAACATACTGTGATTGAATACTTTAGGAAAGGTTTTGtgatttatgttaaaatttaattatttttctcttcagagAAAAAGCTTTGAAAACGTGACAGAATATCTACTTAGACAGTAGTGATCATGATTTCCAGTAGAACACAAGTTTGGTGTTATTATTGAAACTCATTGTTAGACTACTGCTTTTCAAAGTCTTTACTATTACCCCTGCAACATGTGGGATAAAAACTACATACAGCTCTCAATTAAGGAACAGATTGTGTTCCAAGACTTTATTTGTAAGTCAGCTGTTTCGAACAAGATTTTATTTCCCTTATGGCAATGACATGGTAAATGGTGGTTAGATTCTTTAGATTGCCTAGAAGAGCCCAGCTAATTCATAGTATGGCTGAAATGGGACGAAACAATGGTGTTGGATTTCTAGTATTTGAATATAATGAAAACATTGATTAAGATAGAATTGTTTTGCTTACCCAGGGGGTTAAACAGGTTTAATTAGAGGAGAATGTAGATGGTTGAGATTCTAAAGGGACTGCTGGTCATTTTCAGATCTTTAGAAGttgatgacatttttttttaatgcctattttttaaataaataaatctgtttaTTGATATGGAACACTGCTCTGCTCATTACCATTCTGAATTTAAGTTGGGGCAATGGGTAAAAagttgaaagaaggaaaagggtgagggtgggaaggggatgggagaAAGGAACTTTACTGGGCCAATTTCGTACAACTTGGAAGAgataaggaaaagaggaagatggATGTTTAAAGCACTTAAGTATGGGAGAAAATGTTGCCTGATGCAAGGTACTATACATTCCAATTTACCTTACTCTTTCTGCCTTTTATACATCACCCTTTCCATCCAGAGCTCATGAAAGAGTTCTGTTCTGTCTTGTCCTTTTCTTTAAAtgccacttctttttttaaaaagattattttcatttgtgatagctaaggtaatttttttaaagccagccattttcctttgctctcttcttTTTTAGGCACCCTGGTTCTGaatttttgaaaacagttttcataagatctaaatgtaaatggCTTATTCCATTTAGCATTCCCCAATTTAGCTATTAAAGAGTGTGAGAAAACTAGTTACCCTACAtgcatgcacactcacacacatatacacatgcattactatttaaatacatacatatatctcaaTTCTctggaactttttaaaattggCAAGTATATGGTAGGTCAGAGTTTTATCCTTATATTTCCTTCTGTTCATCCTGAAGTTTAGTGTCTTAGTTGGTTGACAAAGCAGAAACTGACTTAGTACTCTTTCTTAGAAAGTACATGCTTTGCAAATTGGCAATCTTAGTTGAAAGTCTATCTCAGCATGTTCTTTTCCTTGAGAGATGTAGCTGCTTCTACTTTATATTAActagagttttaaaatttatgaaagtAATAAATGTTCATGTTAAATTCAAATAATACGTACATGTAAAATTGAACAGGACCATGCAAGTGTGTTTAATGTGTTCACTTGCAGCTGCAGTGATAGTTTTGTGAGTTTGCTTTCCAAATGGAAATATGGCACCTTTCAGTGTGAGGTAGCTTGTCCGCTTTGCTCAGAAAGTCTTGTGAGGAAAAGAGCAAGATGTGTATTGGTCTTAGTTCTGTTATGTGATCTTGGGTTAAGCCTGTaaccttttttggtttctttgccTCGAAATGAGGAAGATATTAACGGCATTAAAATGATCAGGCTGGAAAAGCAGTCGTTAAGAAAGAGTAATtcagttcagcaaatatttactgactgcTCATTATGTGCCGGCCTTGGTTCTAGCAATTAACAAAAAAGTATCTCTGCATCAGATAGTTTCATAATTTATCTCATGAACTCTAACATTTCTCCTTATGCTTGCCAGTAGTAGAAAAGTTAGAGTTTactctttttaaacaaatgataaaataattagcAGGAATCTAAAGGAATTTCATGTTCCTGAACTGAAAATGTTCTTTCATGGAGGAGTGGAATTCATATTGATAGGATGTTTAAccttttaatcaattttttaatAGGACCTGTTCACTGTTCAAGAAATACACTTAATGGAGATTTGGCATCATCAACCATTCCtgaagaaaacagacttatggccaaaaaaaaatctgaatcagAAGATCCTcttccatccttctcttcctgaggAAACAGAAGTGTCCAACTTCCTTTAAGTATTGCTATGCAAAAGCTGCTGTAATTAAACTATGTTTTAGGGAGTAGTTTTTCCCTTAGGATTTCTCAGCACTTTATAGAatattgtaaaacaaacaaaaacaacccacaTACCTTTGAAGtgtattttatctttatatagtttatttgcaagagtattttcctaataACTTCACAGTAtgaatgtgcattttttttttttaaacaaatgatggTGTAACATTTTGACATCCATAAGgacaaatgtagatatttttctaaaaaactgTGAGGGACTGACAGCTTAGTCAGTGTGTATTGTAGCTTATAAACATGAAATCTTATAAACTTAAGGTTTCAGTTTGACAGAAGTGTGATATATATAACGTGTGCCATGGACCAAATGGTCACTTTACCCCAGCTGAAAATGAGTTTCGGTCGCAGCTTGATGGTGATTGTATTATATTCctttaagcaaaaagaaaacagttaatattcaaagtatttttaaCCCAAATATCATGAcattgaagattttttaaaaaccaaactgcGTTGTCCTTCATATATGAAGTTGACACTACTGATTTATCAATACCAAATGTTGGgttaaaatatttagtttttatttatttatttttctattgcatCAAAAATATGATTGCATCCTAACTTTTATGACCTGCCAAATTTAAGATATGTATACATTGTTATTTGCATTGTTCTAGAAAAGAGGTTAATGTTGTAGTGACCTTGCTCACTTCCACCAGAGAAATAAATGACTTGCAATGGAAGAGGATTTTAGtgcttttttcctaaaaatagacattaagcTGCTGTTGTAAGGTATTACTGTTTGCAGCTCTTTAGAATATCtagacattttttatttatgaatatttatacaaaaaaagGAATCTGTCAAGGTGACTGCTCTACATAACTTGagaatggcattatttaattgaAGAACAAATAGCATTTTTTTGGTAGTGCCTGTCCATACCTATTGTCAGTGTTTGCTTTGTAAACTTTTTCAATTCACTTTGGAGTGACAGTTTTGTCCAAGGTTTTGGATGAGGAGCACTTTAAAACAAACTGGTTTGGTGTTTTTAAGTTAATcatatgtttaataaatatgtgGTTTTTGCATTCAAACTCTTCATATAATACattgtattttttacatttattgattgTCTAATCTTTTTCGAGTGTAAATATTCTTTGTTGCTTTGATTTTGTATGTATATTCAGACCTCATAGTAAATACACAAATGAGacatatttttagcttttttgccTGTGAGCTAGGAATAGTGTGACCTATTTCATTTTAAGTTTCTGTTATAAGTTTATGtgggaattttttaaagagttaataTTTGGTATTTCCTTATTAAAGTAAACCTGTAATTAAAGGCTTTCTTCCTTAAGTTTAAATGGACATAAACAATCTATATACATTGATATACATTTAGATAAACTGTATGCTATTTAAAGTATTAGTGATTTTTAAATAGCACAGAGGTCATTAGGCAATATATATTAAGTGGAATCTTTTTTTGCTAGTATGTTGTATTTCATATGTATAATTTGAGAGAAAAGAAGTTTGATAATGTAAGTTTTAATGATGATTAAGTAATCAGattttttgcttctatttttttgtttttattttctgtggtaAGAACAAGTAGTTATTAGACCATGAAGGTCAAGGTGCTACTGATTGGGAGTTTTTCTTGAACCAGTAGGTTTATACTGAAAACACTATAACAAAGCTTTTGAACTCATagaaaataaatccattttcTGTTGCTTTATCAAAAAAGATGAGTTCCTGAAcagttttctataaatattttcttaaatacagTAGTCATTTCTGGTTCataccatttttttctctttgaaacagGTGCTCTGAACAAGTTTGTTACATTCCTAAGCATGGCTTTTATTGTGACTGGAGCCACTTCTTTTCCCTTAGGAACCAACACATTTgtgaaatccttttttttttttttaaaagggaatatCAGTGTATCTTTAATTATATCTAGGGTTTGATCAGTGAATTGGTAGCATGAAGCAATCTATAAAGCTTCAGAGAACCTTGAATTTTGAGGAGCCCAGTGTATTTTCCAGTGGGCctgatttttctgaattttaagaaaaagatgaACCAAATAAGAACAATTTCATAACAATTTTAGCTTGTCAGGATTTTCTGTAATGTATAACTATTGATTGTTCTTGTTTTGCTTTATCTAGGCCATGGGGTTATTGAGAAATTTGGAGACTCTTGGTATATCAGTGATCTTCTAAGCAAAACCAGTGCTTGTTTTTCAAGTGCCTGGTTTCTGTTGTGTGAGAATTCAAGGCCTCTATGATTAAAACAACTTTGATAAGGATTCTTTTGTACATGGACCAAATTTGAACTTTGTTATATTATGTTAAATTATTGTGTTAATCTTTAATCAGGACAAGTCCAGAAATGGATGCTATTGCTTAAACTTAAATTCCAAGGTGGGGGATAAAGTATCTTCATTTTGACAGTCGCCATGGAACCTTTCACCCTGAATTGTAGCTTTTCATTATGCATTATTACATGTAGTGTTTAGAAATTATCATAAGATCTCAGGAAATATATCCTTGTAATATGTTAATATTACATTGCTGTTTGTACTGATTCCATGTACATTATAATATCGTTAATTTGGATTTTACCAgttctttacttcttttattaAATGAAGTGCCTCTGGGCCTGTCCTTTGGGCCTTGCTACTGCCACTTGGTGCAGAGGGAGTGTCCTGGTCTGTAAGAAAGCCTGGTGAGGCTGCAGGAGCTCCTTCGAGGAGGTCTCTCTGTGATGGCCCCAGTGGGTAAGTAATTGTAGCTGATAGTTGGGCTTCCTTCTCGTATCTTTCCAGTTCCACAGCCCTCCTTTCTTTGAATTCAACTGAATTTGTTTGAATAAGtttgaattcttttctttattttaaaaattaactttctttttacTAAAGTAATTCATacacatagtttaaaaaatcaaatagctTATAATGAGAAGGAGTAGTTCCCCCTCGCCCCAGCGTAGTGCCCCAGAGACACGCACTTTTAGCTCATAGTGGTTTGTCCTAGTATTTACCTTCCTATTTGAAAATaggttttattactttttcttgaTTTGTCAgttttaga includes these proteins:
- the PLEKHA3 gene encoding pleckstrin homology domain-containing family A member 3 — its product is MEGVLYKWTNYLTGWQPRWFVLDNGILSYYDSQDDVCKGSKGSIKMAVCEIKVHSADNTRMELIIPGEQHFYMKAVNAAERQRWLVALGSSKACLTDTRTKKEKEISETSESLKTKMSELRLYCDLLMQQVHTIQEFVHHDENCSSPSIENMNEASSLLSATCNTFITTLEECVKIANAKFKPEMFQLSHPDPLVSPVSPSPVQMMKRSVSHPGSCSSERSSHSIKEPVSTLHRLSQRRRRTYSDTDSCNDVPLEDPDRPVHCSRNTLNGDLASSTIPEENRLMAKKKSESEDPLPSFSS